From a single Paraburkholderia sp. FT54 genomic region:
- a CDS encoding 2-keto-4-pentenoate hydratase, with amino-acid sequence MTTALSRLLADARRNHATLDTLPPQHIPVDAVAAYAIQHEILDACGARIAGWKIGAKSESGPIQGAPLPDLDLHADGARLSREVFAPLGLELEIAFRFGRRFDASTAPYSEAEVMAGIGSFGATIEIVASRYAGWPAVDKLAQLADLQNHGALIVGEFTPYREDFPFVAPSLHFSFDGRDVVQTTPANPAGDPRRLLTWLVNHATSRGIAVTPEMVVTAGSYTGMFFPQTAGTASGRIEGLTPVNLTLY; translated from the coding sequence ATGACGACAGCACTTAGCCGGCTTCTCGCCGACGCCCGTCGCAACCACGCCACGCTCGACACGTTGCCGCCGCAGCACATACCCGTCGATGCCGTCGCGGCGTACGCGATCCAGCACGAAATCCTGGACGCATGCGGCGCGCGGATCGCCGGCTGGAAGATCGGCGCGAAGTCCGAAAGCGGCCCGATCCAGGGCGCGCCGTTACCCGACCTCGACTTGCATGCCGACGGCGCGCGTTTGTCGCGCGAAGTCTTCGCGCCGTTGGGGCTCGAACTGGAAATTGCGTTTCGCTTTGGGCGCCGCTTCGATGCTTCCACCGCGCCGTATAGCGAAGCTGAAGTGATGGCGGGCATCGGCTCGTTCGGCGCGACCATTGAAATCGTGGCGAGCCGCTACGCCGGATGGCCCGCCGTCGACAAGCTCGCGCAACTCGCGGACTTGCAGAACCACGGCGCGCTGATCGTGGGCGAATTCACGCCGTATCGCGAGGACTTTCCGTTCGTGGCGCCGTCGCTGCATTTCAGTTTCGATGGACGCGATGTGGTTCAAACCACGCCCGCCAATCCGGCCGGCGATCCGCGGCGCCTGCTGACGTGGCTCGTGAATCACGCCACATCGCGCGGCATCGCCGTGACGCCGGAGATGGTCGTCACGGCCGGTTCGTACACCGGCATGTTCTTTCCGCAAACGGCGGGCACGGCGAGCGGGCGCATTGAAGGACTCACGCCGGTCAACCTCACGCTGTACTAG